DNA sequence from the Orcinus orca chromosome 2, mOrcOrc1.1, whole genome shotgun sequence genome:
AAAGCAAGACAGATGGACTCTATAAACAGAAGATCCGGGTTCCAGGTCCAGCTCAAGTACTAGCTCTGTCACCTTGGGAGATGACTTAACCTTCCaagatctcagtttcctcacctaggCAATGAAGCTCATTGTTCCTGTTTCAGGATCTAGAAGAGAATGGAGCTAAGGCTTAGGTGTTATGCGAAGGTTGGTTACCTTTTCCCCTCCTTAAAGCACTAATGCGAAAACTAGTGGTAGCTCTTTCTCAGCCTCCCAGCCTCTTCTCGGCCACCGCTAGAGTCCCTCCAcgccaccacctcctcctcggGCCCCTCTCCTCGCAGTGGCGGCGGCTTAATTTCCCCTCCATTTCAGTAGTTCTCTTGCCTCGCAGGAAGGACTGGTCTTGGATGCTGGGAGTCTGCctacttttcccctccctccctcccttcttccgaCTCTGGGCTTGAGGACCTGTCTCCTCAGGACCCGGCGCGTTGGGGCGGAGCTCTTCACTCGGCTGCCGGGGGTCTCTGCGAAGCCGGCGCCGGGTGCGCAGCCTGCAGTGCGTCCCGCCCCGAGGGGCGGGGTGTGACCCGAGAGTTGAGATAAGAGGCGCCTGCTGTGGTGAGCGCACCGCCATACGCGGAGCTTCCTTGACGGCTCAGCCTCTCTGGCGGAGCCGCGCCTGGGGCGGCCGGGGGGCTTCTCTGCACGCAGACGCCGTGGCCCCAGCCCTCCCGCAGCCTCCGCTCTGGCTCGCCGCGCCTCCCGCCATGAGGCCGCTGTTCTACCGCTGCTGCAACACCACGTCGGTGGAGAAGGGAAACTCAGCGACGATGGGCGGGTTGCTCTTCAGCACGGGCCTCCTGGGCAACCTGCTAGCCCTGGGGCTGCTGGCGCGCTCAGGGCTGCGGACGTGCCCGCGGCGCTCGCCGCGCCCGCCGCCCTCCGTCTTCTACGTGCTGGTGTGCGGCTTGACGGTCACCGACCTGCTGGGCAAGTCCCTCGTGAGCCCCTTCGTGCTGTCCGCCTACGCGCAGAACCGGAGCCTGAGGGGCCTGGCGCCCGCATCCGGCAGCTCGCTGTGCCAAACCTTCGCCTTCTTCATGTCCTTCTTCGGGCTTGCCTCGACGCTGCAGCTGCTGGCCATGGCCCTGGAGTGCTGGCTCTCCCTGGGGCATCCCTTTTTCTACCGACGGTACATAACCCCGCGCCGGGGCGCACTGGTGGCGCCTGTCGTGGGCGCCTTCTGCCTCGCTTTCTGCTCGCTGCCCTTCGCGGGCTTCGGGAAGTTCGTGCAGTACTGCCCCGGCACCTGGTGCTTCATCCAAATGGTCCACGAGGAGCGCTCGCTGTCAGTGCTGAGCTACTCAGTGCTCTACGCCAGCCTCATGCTCCTGCTGGTCCTCGCGGTCGTGCTGTGCAACCTGAGCGCCATGCGCAACCTCTACGCGATGCACCTGCGGCTGCGGCGGCTCCCGCGCTCTGGCCCCAAGGAACGAGCAGAGCTGGCCGCCGGCGAGAGGGAAGAGACCCCGCAGCCCCTGGAGGAGCTGGATCACCTCCTGCTGTTAGCCCTCATGACTGTGCTCTTCACCATGTGCTCCCTGCCTTTAATTGTGAGTCGCTTGGCGCTAAGGCTGCGGGAGACTGAAGCGCGTCGGGCCGCAGTTGCCGGGAGGGAAGGGTGGGGCGCATTGGACGCTGTGCAAGAGGAGCTGCGCCCTGAGCCAGGAGGGTTTGTTGCTGCGTTCCCCGGATCAGCTTCCCTCCACAGCCCCCAGGAGATAGAACCCAATTTGTTGAGCCAAAAAAGGTAAAGCCACAGAAAGGTAGGGAAAGCCGGAGCCGGATGGTGTCCCCTTAGCCCCGCAGAACCTCTCCAGTTAGCAGaaccccctcctccctgctttcCTCTGGGAAGATCTCAGGGTTATTTATGCACCTCAGGACTTTGAGAAGCAGACCTTGATTCCTCCTTGGCAATACGAGTCCTTTACCACTTCTCGATGGCTACGCGAGGTTTTATTTCGTTACACCCGCCCATGATTTTAGTGGCGTCAGAAATGTGCAAATGGCACCTGGGAGTTCTCCCCGGTGTTGGCGTGGAAAGGGAATAAGGGAAGGTGTGCTCCTGCCAAAGTGATTTGCACATGTGAGTGACTAAAAGCATAGGTTTAGGTATTTTTTAACTCGTGAGTAAACTTTGAGGAGTGGCGGATGCTGTTTCTGGTACTGCAGCTGCGGGGGATGGTGGCGGCAGAGGCGGAGAGGCTGTTTGGATTAGCAGATGTGTAGGAACGTTTCCCCTGGTGGTGTCGTTCTGACAACCTGTCTCGACAGGTTTTGTTTCTATCTTGGCAAGCGAGGTGACATGTAAAGCCATTATCTTGGGTTTCAATCACTAATGGGGGTGGTGGTGCAGATTGAATTACTTCATCGTTTTGCAGGTAATTTCCCTGCACATTAGGTCTTGTGACCCTGGCCAAGACACCTAGGAGTGACTGAGGCTTGAGAAACCTTTTTCAGCCTTGCTCCTCTCCCTCTCCAGACCCCTTGGAGTCCCGAGACTTATGTGAATAGGAAAGTTAAGTTTCTCATGGCAGTGTAGCAGCTTGGGACATTACTTTCAAGGGTGGATGAAAGTGAAATATAGTGTGATTTTTCCCTTAAATGAAGGCCTTAATGTGTTGGGCAAAGAGCTCTCTGGGTTAGGATCAGAACTccccaagataaataaataaatctctatcTATATAAACAGagagatagagatatagatagagagatagagatagaggtaTAGATATTTAGCAGTGGATTTCAAACTTTAGCACACTCAGACTCTTCAGCAGTGCTTTGAAAAGCAGAGCTGGCTGGGCCCcattctccagagtttctgatgcaGACATGTTTGAAGAATTCAGCAGCCTCTTCTTCACCTGCTGATGTGGggatcacattttgagaaccacacTCTAAAGCAAGACTTAGCAATcacagcccacaggccaaataCGTCCTGCGCACTGTTTTAGTGCAGCCCTGGAGTTAAGaatagtttttataaataaacatgTACCATAAATTTGATGACAGGGCACATGAACTCTGAACCCCAATCAAATATGATTCCAAGAAAAAGACTCACTCTTCTCCTTAGTAGACATGTGTTACCAAAAATTGTACTCAATTATTATCACATTTTTAATTCCATCAGTTAAAATTgtagaaatgtgttttctctccCGTTAGTAAGTACCTACTAAATATCCACGATTTGCCTCTTGGCTCATAAAACCTAAAATGTTTGCTCTTCGGCCCTTTACAGAATATGTTTTCGGATCCTTGCTCTAGAATAAGAGCCTTGCTTACCTGTGCTgtgataaaagcagaaattaaccgAATGCCTGGACATTATGTCCTGAGTTTGAATGTTTTAGTAAGAATAATGCAGAAAGCATAATACATTGGAAAGAACATTGCATTTGACGACTCTCTAAGGAGATTTGAATAACTCACAGGGGCTTGTGAGGATTGAAGGAAATAATGgatttgaaaatgattttctaaaaaaCTTGTGAAGTTTCAAAGACATGCAATGCAGACAGCATTCTTCACAGGAGGTATCATTTCTAGAAAGGATAAGGGCTTTAGCATGGGTTTGAATCAGGTCTCATCACTTACTAAGTATAAAAGTACTTACTTATCCTTtctaacctcagtttcctcatctgtgatgcAGATAACTATTCTTACTCTGTAAGATAGTTTTGAAGATTTGAAgtgttatatacacatacatacacactaaCCAGGTGCCTGGTGGCCTCAAAATttattattactaattattattactaattataACTTCCATTTATTATAATTGCCTGCTAGACAcagaaaattaattaagaaatatgACCTCCGAAGATAGTATAATAttttaaggcagtggttctcaaacttgttcTAGTCTAAGGACCCTCttttcactcttaaaaattattaagggcccaaagatgttttatttatgtggattatatctaTTAGTATTTacaatattagaaattaaaaataagaaaaattttagatattattGTAAAACAAGTTACAATGTACTTATTGCTTGTGTTTTTGCATAGGTGAAAGAGAAGTTTgagatttcaaaattatttaatgaatgatAATAAAGTGTAGTAATATTAGCAGGTAACATGGGAAAAAACATGTTAAGAGCACAGAAGCACTGAGAACAGTCTCTGAAAatgcacatatgtatgtattaccTTAGAAAGGTCTAGAAAATGCAAGAGTACACAGCACATATTCCATTAGCCATGAGAGTGATGATATCATTCATTACACATCAGGCAGCTTCTGTGAAACTCACTGTACACTTATGAGAGGATGAAAGTGAAAAAAGACAAGTAACATctttttatgaaaatagttttgaccacATAGACACACTGAAAGAGTATTAAAGATGCCCATTCTTTGAAAATCACTTTTCTAAGGAAAGGATTTAGTGATTGGAAAAAATAAGGCTGTATGTGAAGGTgggtaaacttaaaaaaaaacaatcttgCTCATCACATAAATATTGTATTTCATTAAGCTGGTGAAAAGTTTGTTggaatatgattttttaattaagtttgtTATAATGCTGGATTAGAGCAAGATGTTTAGATTGAATTCTCAAATTTCCAATTTGATACGGTAAAAAGAAAGTATAGAGAATATGGGAGGAGCTTTAGTGGCAGTTTGCAGCACATTCTTTAATGTATACGAAGTATtttcatcaaaattatttttaccttAGAAAACCACAGTGTTTTGGAGGTTGGTCGGGAAGCAGAAATGGCTGAAAGAGGGTTTTCACGAAGCGATGCAACATAGTAGTTGAGAGGTTTAGAAGCCAGGTAAAGGTATGCACAAGCTTGTGTAATCGCATATATCAGAATCCATGGAGTCAGAGAAGTGGTTAGAGGACCTCCTGCATGCATTGAGATAActcgtgtgtgcgtgtgtgtgtgtgtgtgcgcgcgtgtgtgtgtgtgtttcattttgttgagCAGAAAGAATGGGTGGGGTGCTCCATCCATAGGAGGCTGTTAAAGTTGTGTAAGGGATGGTAGCAAGAGACTGGCCCAGGGAAAAGGGTCAGAAGTGGATTTAAAGAGCTAGAGCAGAGGATGAGGTCTAGGGTGTGGTGATGGATGAACTGAATGGGAGCGGGCGTTGGAATCAATGTTGCTGTCCTAAGCAGGGATGTCCAGCCAAGCTGTCGCTAGAGAACAGGCAACAGCGACATTTTTTTGTGGACCCCTAATTTCAACAGAGGGCGCTCTTCTCACACCAGTTCTCTTTGTGTAATGACCTGCATGCGTTGAACAAGCCAGGAATACCATTGATCATCAGAGGATTTTTCAAAAGTCTAGATTGTGTTCAAACGGATGTCTTGTGAGAATTAATAGAATATGTACTTTGATCACTGTCACAAGGGAATAAATTTGTCATACTTTTAGtaaactcaaaaaataaataaaattaaaaggccgTTTGTAGAATATTACATTTCTAATACAAATCAGGTGACTTGAAAGTACAAATAACCTAATAATATGCAATAGAATTGATATGGATAAATAGtgtacagaaataaaatttgtctTAATTATATAAACATCATTCAGTTACCCAGATCCCAACTAATCAAGCATTCTCAAATAGTAAGAATTATATCTTGCTGCACTCCACTTTGAGGAGAAAGGAGCAGATAGAAAGATTAAAGTCATAAAAAGTGTTTGCTTTTTCAATCAACTCAAGTGTGTAGCCTGTTgtcatccatttattcactcatctcAGATTTGGAACCTACAACATTCCAGGCACTGTAATTCATTGTGGGGATATAAAATGAGAGAAA
Encoded proteins:
- the PTGDR gene encoding prostaglandin D2 receptor isoform X3, with the protein product MRPLFYRCCNTTSVEKGNSATMGGLLFSTGLLGNLLALGLLARSGLRTCPRRSPRPPPSVFYVLVCGLTVTDLLGKSLVSPFVLSAYAQNRSLRGLAPASGSSLCQTFAFFMSFFGLASTLQLLAMALECWLSLGHPFFYRRYITPRRGALVAPVVGAFCLAFCSLPFAGFGKFVQYCPGTWCFIQMVHEERSLSVLSYSVLYASLMLLLVLAVVLCNLSAMRNLYAMHLRLRRLPRSGPKERAELAAGEREETPQPLEELDHLLLLALMTVLFTMCSLPLIYRAYYGAFKAVHEKNGTAEEIEDLRALRFLSVISIVDPWIFIIFRTSCELDPETCS
- the PTGDR gene encoding prostaglandin D2 receptor isoform X1 translates to MRPLFYRCCNTTSVEKGNSATMGGLLFSTGLLGNLLALGLLARSGLRTCPRRSPRPPPSVFYVLVCGLTVTDLLGKSLVSPFVLSAYAQNRSLRGLAPASGSSLCQTFAFFMSFFGLASTLQLLAMALECWLSLGHPFFYRRYITPRRGALVAPVVGAFCLAFCSLPFAGFGKFVQYCPGTWCFIQMVHEERSLSVLSYSVLYASLMLLLVLAVVLCNLSAMRNLYAMHLRLRRLPRSGPKERAELAAGEREETPQPLEELDHLLLLALMTVLFTMCSLPLIVSRLALRLRETEARRAAVAGREGWGALDAVQEELRPEPGGFVAAFPGSASLHSPQEIEPNLLSQKSIVLTTERLKLFTRKMELLKKLKTSEPYASSL
- the PTGDR gene encoding prostaglandin D2 receptor isoform X2 → MRPLFYRCCNTTSVEKGNSATMGGLLFSTGLLGNLLALGLLARSGLRTCPRRSPRPPPSVFYVLVCGLTVTDLLGKSLVSPFVLSAYAQNRSLRGLAPASGSSLCQTFAFFMSFFGLASTLQLLAMALECWLSLGHPFFYRRYITPRRGALVAPVVGAFCLAFCSLPFAGFGKFVQYCPGTWCFIQMVHEERSLSVLSYSVLYASLMLLLVLAVVLCNLSAMRNLYAMHLRLRRLPRSGPKERAELAAGEREETPQPLEELDHLLLLALMTVLFTMCSLPLIYRAYYGAFKAVHEKNGTAEEIEDLRALRFLSVISIVDPWIFIIFRTSVFRMFFHKIFIRPLMYRNWHSNSCGTSMESRL